In the Acanthopagrus latus isolate v.2019 chromosome 23, fAcaLat1.1, whole genome shotgun sequence genome, one interval contains:
- the LOC119014159 gene encoding retinal cone rhodopsin-sensitive cGMP 3',5'-cyclic phosphodiesterase subunit gamma-like: MNGGPPAGSALAPGGSTGPTTPKKGPPKFKQRQTRTFKSKAPKPGQKGFGDDIPGMEGLGTDITVVCPWEAFGDMELSDLAKYGII; encoded by the exons ATGAACGGCGGCCCCCCTGCAGGAAGCGCCCTGGCCCCTGGTGGATCCACTGGCCCCACCACACCCAAGAAGGGACCACCCAAGTTCAAGCAGAGGCAGACCCGCACATTCAAGAGCAAGGCCCCCAAGCCAGGCCAgaaggg CTTTGGTGACGATATCCCCGGCATGGAGGGTCTTGGCACAGACATCACAGTGGTGTGCCCATGGGAGGCCTTCGGCGACATGGAGCTCAGCGACTTGGCCAAATACGGCATCATCTAA